Proteins encoded within one genomic window of uncultured Draconibacterium sp.:
- a CDS encoding porin family protein has translation MKQKTNYLRKRLYSLMLVGVLTMGLSLASKAQMSYGIKIGAGAACQSDLLELSNNCDVRFSPTIGFVGKYQITTGFALKSGLEYQQKGRSFTEENVDVTNKLQYLSLPVKAEFSAGEKAGFKKGQRLYFAVGPYLSYKLDAEGKLDDATFDMKNDTKDFDAGLGLELGIEFPVFNQKALQVGLNYDMGFVEVYKSEPDLHNKMASISLGLLF, from the coding sequence TTAACAATGGGTCTTTCATTGGCATCAAAAGCTCAAATGAGTTACGGGATTAAAATTGGCGCAGGTGCAGCCTGCCAGTCAGATCTACTGGAATTGTCCAATAACTGCGATGTACGTTTTAGCCCAACTATTGGCTTTGTTGGAAAATACCAAATTACAACAGGTTTTGCGCTGAAAAGTGGTTTAGAGTATCAACAAAAAGGCCGCAGTTTTACCGAAGAGAACGTAGATGTTACGAATAAACTTCAGTATTTATCGCTACCTGTAAAAGCTGAGTTTTCGGCAGGTGAAAAAGCCGGTTTTAAAAAAGGACAACGCTTGTATTTTGCTGTTGGTCCGTACTTAAGCTACAAACTTGATGCTGAAGGAAAGTTGGATGATGCAACATTCGATATGAAAAACGATACCAAAGATTTTGATGCCGGTTTAGGGCTGGAACTGGGAATAGAGTTTCCTGTATTTAATCAGAAAGCTTTACAGGTAGGTTTAAACTACGATATGGGATTTGTTGAAGTGTACAAATCAGAACCCGATCTGCACAACAAAATGGCCTCAATAAGTCTGGGGTTACTGTTTTAA